The Flavobacterium psychrophilum genome includes a region encoding these proteins:
- a CDS encoding anthranilate synthase subunit II — MKNILVIDNYDSFTYNLVHYLEDLDCKVSVLRNDEIDIDEPKYYDKILLSPGPGIPDEAGLLKDIIKEYASTKSILGICLGQQAIGEVFGGTLINLNEVHHGVAATIKIVVENEPLFTGMGNKIEVGRYHSWSVNNDAFPEVLEVTSVDKNGSIMSLRHRFYDVRGVQFHPESILTPQGKQILANWINLNL, encoded by the coding sequence ATGAAAAACATACTTGTTATAGACAATTACGACAGCTTTACATACAATCTTGTACACTACCTGGAAGACCTTGACTGTAAAGTTAGTGTGCTGAGAAACGATGAAATTGATATTGACGAACCCAAATATTATGACAAAATATTACTTTCTCCGGGTCCCGGAATTCCGGATGAAGCAGGGCTTTTAAAAGACATAATTAAAGAGTACGCATCTACAAAAAGCATCCTCGGAATATGCCTCGGACAACAGGCAATCGGGGAGGTTTTTGGAGGCACACTAATCAACCTGAATGAGGTGCATCACGGGGTAGCAGCGACCATTAAAATTGTAGTGGAAAATGAGCCGCTTTTTACAGGAATGGGTAATAAGATCGAAGTAGGCAGATACCATTCATGGAGTGTAAATAATGATGCTTTTCCTGAGGTGTTAGAGGTAACATCTGTGGACAAAAATGGAAGTATTATGTCGCTAAGGCATCGCTTCTACGATGTAAGAGGTGTGCAATTTCACCCCGAATCGATACTCACACCACAAGGAAAACAAATTTTAGCAAATTGGATCAATCTTAATTTATAG
- a CDS encoding transcriptional regulator codes for MTEFNDKQTDILLAAEKLFAEEGFDGASIRTIAKEANVNIAMISYYFGSKEKLLEALIIHRTSGMKMQLENIFKEDLSPLEKVDRLIDLYISRIHKNKCMYQILHFELSTKKRIMDMQSFIDIKIQNLEAFHRIIREGQDRGVFRKDVNIMLIPPTIMGTLVHFQMNRLFFEKFIDLSTEEAYELYISNELTAHIKQTIKALLVHEN; via the coding sequence ATGACGGAGTTTAACGACAAACAAACTGACATACTGCTGGCCGCGGAAAAGCTGTTTGCAGAAGAAGGGTTTGACGGCGCTTCCATCAGGACCATAGCAAAAGAAGCCAATGTAAATATTGCGATGATATCGTACTATTTTGGCTCTAAAGAAAAGCTACTTGAAGCGCTCATCATCCACCGCACATCAGGCATGAAAATGCAGCTTGAAAACATCTTCAAAGAAGACCTCTCCCCGCTTGAAAAAGTAGATAGGTTAATAGACCTTTACATATCGAGAATTCACAAAAACAAATGCATGTACCAGATACTGCATTTTGAACTTTCTACCAAAAAAAGAATTATGGATATGCAGTCTTTTATAGACATCAAAATCCAAAACCTTGAAGCATTTCACAGAATAATCCGCGAAGGGCAGGACCGCGGCGTATTCAGGAAAGATGTAAACATTATGCTTATTCCACCAACCATCATGGGAACACTGGTTCATTTCCAGATGAACAGGCTTTTCTTTGAGAAGTTTATAGACCTCAGCACAGAAGAAGCTTACGAACTCTACATAAGTAACGAGCTTACCGCTCACATTAAACAAACCATTAAAGCGCTTTTAGTACATGAAAATTAA
- a CDS encoding transporter: MKIKHILPGGLLLFTLAFQAQEKKPLSLDEAISLAVTKSTEANLADTKVATSKFDLDNTKNNQYPDFKVSGQYMRITNPTVKLRLPISSAEPAEGEEETATASPKVNQIMFAQASFSMPLFSGFKLRNSVDASENIYKAQTFNAASTKEQLAMQAIALYVNLYKAQESVTLIQENLKSAKQRVTDFTAMEQNGLLARNDFLRAQLQASNVQLSLDDALKNVSTINYQLVTLLKLPEGTQIVPSGDYFKKPDGITPSVTLEEAIGQRSDLEALRFQHKASESNVKIAKGDYYPSIALSAGYVALDIQNVAQVYNAVNFGVGVSYDIANIFKNSKKVKAAQSRAEETRQQVEILTDRVKIQVQQAQENYNLSLKQDKVYTEAVEQATENYRIVKDKYENGLNDTNDLLEADVEQLQAKINEAFSKGDITQRYYELLNASGKLTNSFNLTQNKN, translated from the coding sequence ATGAAAATTAAGCACATACTGCCAGGCGGCCTCCTACTCTTTACACTTGCCTTTCAGGCACAGGAAAAGAAACCACTTTCGCTGGACGAGGCGATATCGCTTGCAGTTACAAAAAGTACCGAGGCTAACCTTGCCGACACTAAGGTAGCCACATCTAAATTTGACCTTGATAACACCAAGAACAATCAGTACCCTGATTTTAAGGTTTCGGGCCAATATATGAGAATCACGAACCCAACGGTTAAACTAAGGCTGCCCATAAGCAGTGCTGAACCGGCAGAAGGTGAAGAAGAAACCGCAACGGCGTCTCCAAAAGTAAACCAGATTATGTTTGCACAGGCAAGCTTTAGCATGCCCCTGTTTTCAGGCTTTAAGCTTAGAAACAGCGTAGATGCTTCAGAAAACATTTACAAGGCACAAACTTTTAATGCTGCCAGCACAAAAGAGCAACTTGCCATGCAGGCCATTGCACTTTATGTAAACCTTTACAAAGCGCAGGAATCGGTTACCCTGATACAGGAAAACTTAAAAAGTGCCAAACAACGTGTTACAGACTTTACAGCAATGGAGCAAAACGGGCTTTTAGCACGTAACGATTTCTTAAGAGCGCAGCTACAAGCCAGCAATGTGCAATTATCGCTTGATGACGCCCTTAAAAACGTTTCGACGATCAATTACCAGTTGGTGACACTTTTAAAGCTTCCTGAGGGCACGCAGATCGTTCCGAGTGGAGATTACTTTAAAAAACCGGACGGTATTACACCTTCGGTAACTTTAGAAGAAGCTATTGGGCAACGCAGCGACCTTGAAGCATTACGCTTTCAACATAAAGCAAGCGAGTCGAACGTTAAAATCGCAAAAGGAGACTACTACCCTTCTATCGCTTTATCTGCAGGTTACGTTGCACTTGATATTCAGAATGTAGCCCAGGTATACAATGCTGTTAACTTCGGTGTTGGTGTATCGTATGATATTGCAAACATTTTTAAGAACAGTAAAAAAGTAAAAGCAGCACAAAGCCGCGCCGAAGAAACACGCCAGCAGGTAGAGATACTTACCGACCGCGTTAAGATACAGGTACAGCAGGCGCAGGAAAACTATAACCTTAGCCTAAAACAAGACAAGGTATACACGGAGGCTGTTGAGCAGGCTACAGAAAACTATAGGATCGTTAAAGACAAATATGAAAACGGACTGAACGACACTAACGACCTTCTTGAGGCCGATGTTGAGCAGCTGCAGGCTAAAATAAACGAAGCATTCTCTAAAGGGGATATTACTCAGCGCTATTATGAACTGCTTAATGCTTCCGGAAAATTAACCAACTCTTTTAATCTTACACAAAACAAAAATTAA
- a CDS encoding secretion protein HlyD produces MEDTNKKKTNKKFIVILAVLVIVGGGYGIYKYMQSLAHETTDDAQVEKNMNPIIPRVTGYITKVLVKDNQFVKKGDTLFVIDDKDYVVRVEDAKAALAAAEGSYAAAKADISGASANISTSEANVLSSKGNIEAAKVRLWRATNDFQRFENLYKNHSITKQQFEQAQATKQEAEANLRVLQQAEAASRSQRAASVSRSDVSGKQTEVASANIKKAQAALDAANLTLSYTVVTAAVDGQVSTVDIQPGQLVQPGQALFYIINSENAWVVANFKETQLTKMKEGQKVTISADAYPDVEFEGEVTSFSPATGARFSLLPPDNATGNFVKTIQRLPVKISLTQNNDKEKVKLLRPGMNVEVDVHLK; encoded by the coding sequence ATGGAAGATACTAATAAGAAAAAAACAAACAAGAAGTTTATCGTAATCCTGGCTGTACTGGTTATTGTTGGTGGTGGTTACGGAATTTATAAATACATGCAATCCCTGGCTCACGAAACTACGGATGATGCTCAGGTAGAGAAAAACATGAACCCTATTATTCCGCGTGTAACCGGATACATTACAAAAGTATTGGTTAAGGATAACCAGTTTGTTAAGAAGGGTGATACGCTTTTTGTGATAGACGACAAAGATTATGTTGTACGTGTTGAAGATGCAAAAGCAGCTCTTGCAGCAGCTGAAGGAAGCTATGCAGCAGCCAAAGCAGACATTAGTGGTGCATCTGCAAATATTTCTACCTCTGAAGCTAATGTACTATCATCTAAAGGAAACATTGAAGCTGCCAAAGTTAGGCTTTGGAGAGCTACCAACGACTTTCAGCGTTTTGAAAACCTGTACAAAAACCACTCTATAACCAAACAACAGTTTGAGCAGGCACAGGCGACCAAACAGGAAGCTGAAGCTAACCTTAGGGTTTTACAACAGGCAGAAGCGGCGAGTAGATCGCAAAGGGCTGCCAGCGTTTCAAGATCTGACGTTTCGGGAAAACAGACAGAAGTTGCATCGGCTAACATCAAAAAAGCACAGGCTGCTTTAGATGCTGCTAACCTTACACTAAGCTATACTGTTGTTACTGCTGCTGTAGACGGACAGGTTTCTACTGTAGATATTCAACCGGGTCAACTGGTACAACCGGGTCAGGCATTGTTTTATATCATCAACAGTGAAAATGCATGGGTTGTAGCTAACTTTAAAGAAACTCAGCTTACAAAAATGAAAGAAGGACAGAAAGTAACCATCAGTGCAGATGCTTACCCTGATGTTGAGTTTGAAGGTGAAGTTACAAGCTTCTCTCCTGCTACAGGTGCACGTTTCTCTCTACTGCCTCCTGATAACGCTACAGGTAACTTTGTTAAGACCATTCAGAGGCTTCCTGTAAAAATAAGCCTTACACAAAACAACGATAAAGAAAAAGTAAAACTGCTTCGCCCGGGTATGAACGTTGAAGTAGATGTACATTTAAAATAA
- a CDS encoding MFS transporter, which translates to MAGAATAADDSLVEYGFRRVIITITAVLCALLEIVDTTIVNVALNDMRGTLGATLTDVAWVITAYAIANVIVIPMTSWLSQQFGRRNYFAASIILFTVASFLCGNATNIWELVAFRFIQGMGGGALLVTAQTIITESYPAAKRGMAQAIYGMGVIVGPTLGPPLGGWIVDNYSWGWIFYINVPLGIIATILTIMFVKSPKYGEKLKASQVDWWGIIFLASFIGSLQFVLEHGQQDDWFEDHLIITLSVVTLFGLVAFIWRELVYEHPIVNLRVLKDSNLRIGTIMCFILGFGLYGSTFIIPIYTQSVLGWTALDAGLLLIPSSITTALMMPIIGNLIQKGVKQTYMVALGFLIFFVFTTWMHNIMTPDTGTEHMFWPLIMRGIGLGLLFVPITTMALSTLKGKSIGEGAAFTGMMRQLGGSFGIAIITTFVTRFTQMHRVNLVSHEQVTDFATQQRVMQLQQGFMAKGFSASEALAKAYKAMEGAVMKQATVLSYMDVFMYLGILFLVCIPFILLVRQGKGKIDMSEAMH; encoded by the coding sequence ATGGCAGGAGCAGCAACAGCAGCTGACGACAGCTTAGTAGAATATGGTTTCAGGCGTGTTATCATTACGATAACGGCGGTACTTTGTGCCCTGCTTGAAATTGTAGATACTACAATTGTTAACGTTGCATTAAACGATATGCGTGGTACGCTTGGAGCAACTCTTACCGATGTTGCCTGGGTTATTACAGCATATGCAATTGCAAACGTAATTGTAATACCCATGACAAGCTGGCTTTCGCAGCAATTTGGGCGACGAAATTACTTTGCAGCCTCAATTATACTATTTACCGTAGCATCCTTTCTATGTGGTAATGCCACGAACATCTGGGAGCTTGTAGCCTTTAGGTTTATTCAGGGTATGGGTGGTGGTGCCCTGCTGGTAACAGCACAAACCATTATCACCGAAAGTTACCCTGCTGCAAAACGAGGCATGGCACAGGCTATTTATGGTATGGGTGTAATTGTAGGCCCTACCCTTGGTCCGCCATTAGGTGGATGGATTGTAGATAACTACTCTTGGGGTTGGATATTTTACATTAACGTGCCGCTTGGCATCATTGCCACTATACTAACGATAATGTTCGTAAAAAGCCCTAAGTACGGTGAAAAACTAAAAGCGAGTCAGGTCGACTGGTGGGGAATCATCTTCCTTGCATCTTTTATCGGGTCACTTCAGTTTGTGCTTGAGCATGGGCAACAGGACGACTGGTTTGAAGATCACCTGATCATTACGTTAAGTGTTGTGACATTATTTGGCCTTGTAGCCTTTATTTGGCGCGAACTGGTATACGAACACCCAATAGTTAACTTGCGTGTCTTAAAAGACAGCAATTTGCGAATAGGAACCATTATGTGTTTCATCCTTGGGTTTGGTTTGTACGGATCTACATTCATTATACCAATTTATACGCAGTCGGTTTTAGGATGGACAGCACTTGATGCAGGTTTATTACTTATACCAAGTTCTATTACAACAGCGTTGATGATGCCTATTATTGGTAATCTTATTCAGAAAGGTGTAAAACAAACCTACATGGTCGCATTAGGTTTCCTTATATTTTTTGTCTTTACAACCTGGATGCATAACATAATGACACCGGACACAGGAACAGAGCATATGTTCTGGCCGCTTATTATGCGTGGAATCGGATTAGGATTACTTTTTGTACCCATCACAACAATGGCGCTTTCTACCCTTAAAGGAAAAAGCATTGGTGAAGGGGCGGCATTTACAGGTATGATGCGTCAGTTAGGTGGTTCATTTGGTATTGCCATTATCACCACTTTTGTAACACGTTTTACACAAATGCACAGGGTAAACCTTGTGAGCCATGAGCAGGTAACCGATTTTGCCACACAACAAAGGGTTATGCAACTGCAACAAGGCTTTATGGCAAAAGGTTTCAGTGCTTCCGAAGCTTTAGCTAAAGCATACAAAGCTATGGAGGGTGCTGTTATGAAACAGGCTACTGTACTTTCGTATATGGATGTATTTATGTATCTGGGTATCCTGTTCCTTGTATGTATACCGTTTATCCTGCTTGTTAGACAGGGTAAAGGAAAAATAGACATGAGTGAAGCGATGCACTAA
- a CDS encoding Crp/Fnr family transcriptional regulator encodes MYAQIDSSISRYVTFSKEELDTFNSLLEYKTVPKKTIMLHEGEMCNFEAFVIKGCVRKYYIDPNGFEVILQFAIENAWVSDISFSNYETKPSRIFIETMEDCEFLVFNPETKEELLERVPRFERAFRILFERHLSVTQNRLFNTISKTAMDKYLEFMELYPTLPQRVAQHYIASYLGISAEFLSKVRTKLAKQ; translated from the coding sequence ATGTACGCACAAATAGACAGCAGCATTAGCCGTTACGTTACTTTTTCTAAGGAAGAACTTGATACTTTTAATTCTTTACTGGAATACAAGACTGTACCAAAGAAAACGATTATGCTTCATGAAGGCGAAATGTGCAACTTTGAGGCTTTTGTAATTAAAGGCTGCGTACGTAAATATTACATCGACCCTAACGGTTTCGAGGTTATACTTCAGTTTGCCATAGAAAACGCATGGGTTAGTGATATCTCATTCAGTAACTACGAAACCAAACCCAGCAGGATCTTTATCGAAACAATGGAAGATTGTGAATTCCTGGTTTTTAACCCTGAAACCAAAGAAGAACTTTTGGAGCGTGTACCACGATTTGAAAGAGCTTTCAGAATATTGTTTGAACGCCATTTATCTGTAACCCAAAACAGGCTGTTTAATACTATATCTAAAACGGCAATGGACAAGTACCTTGAATTCATGGAACTGTACCCTACCCTGCCCCAACGCGTAGCCCAGCATTATATAGCTTCTTACCTTGGTATATCTGCCGAATTTTTAAGCAAGGTCAGGACTAAGTTGGCCAAGCAATAG
- a CDS encoding pirin: MDRKDFIRKGLMGTGMFITSAAIGETLTNDIDEIKPLEPIGYNHLPNESALVLENTVLHKAGSRGHANHGWLDSHHSFSFANYYNPDRMHFGVLRVLNDDRVDAGMGFGTHPHDNMEIISIPLEGDLEHKDSMGNTAVIKKGDIQIMSAGTGIYHSEYNKNKDQLTKFLQIWVYPNKKNVTPRYDQISLNEADRHNKLQQILSPNANDEGVWIHQDAWFHLGKFDKDFTTEYKLNKSGNGIYAFVIKGDITIGSVQLNQRDALGIWDTAAINITAASQDAELLLIEVPMSI; the protein is encoded by the coding sequence ATGGACAGAAAAGATTTTATCAGAAAAGGCCTTATGGGTACCGGAATGTTTATCACTTCGGCAGCCATAGGAGAAACCCTAACCAACGATATAGACGAGATTAAACCGTTAGAACCGATAGGCTACAACCACCTGCCAAACGAAAGCGCACTTGTATTAGAGAATACCGTTTTACATAAAGCCGGCAGCCGCGGACATGCCAATCATGGCTGGCTGGACTCTCACCACTCTTTTAGTTTTGCCAATTATTATAATCCCGACAGAATGCACTTTGGTGTGCTTAGGGTATTAAATGACGACCGTGTAGATGCAGGTATGGGCTTTGGCACTCACCCACACGACAACATGGAGATTATCTCTATTCCGCTTGAGGGAGATTTAGAACATAAAGACAGCATGGGCAATACTGCCGTTATTAAAAAAGGTGATATTCAGATAATGAGTGCCGGAACAGGTATTTACCATAGCGAATACAACAAGAACAAAGACCAGCTTACCAAGTTCTTACAGATATGGGTATATCCCAACAAAAAGAATGTTACCCCACGTTACGACCAGATTTCGCTTAACGAAGCCGACCGCCACAACAAACTACAACAGATACTTTCACCCAATGCTAACGACGAAGGCGTCTGGATCCATCAGGATGCATGGTTTCACTTAGGCAAGTTCGACAAAGACTTTACAACCGAATATAAACTTAACAAAAGCGGCAACGGTATTTATGCCTTTGTAATTAAAGGTGATATTACTATAGGTAGTGTTCAGCTAAATCAACGCGATGCCCTTGGTATTTGGGATACAGCAGCTATAAACATCACCGCAGCTTCTCAGGATGCAGAGCTTCTTCTTATAGAAGTGCCAATGTCAATATAA
- a CDS encoding pseudouridine synthase: MSNIPIIEQESDEELYEHFRFEAGKGQSPLRVDKFLMNLVENATRNKIQKAAESGNIYVNDVAVKSNHKVKANDIVRVLLEHPPYEYLLEPENIPLNIVYEDDQLLIVNKEPGMVVHPGHGNYSGTLVNALAYHFENLPMNSSERPGLVHRIDKDTSGLLVIAKTEQAMTHLTKQFADKTSEREYVAIVWGNVDEDEGTIEGNIDRHVKDRMQMAVFPDGDQGKHAVTHYKVLERLGYVTLVSCKLETGRTHQIRVHMKHIGHTLFNDARYGGDLILKGTTFTKYKQFIDNCFKILPRQALHAKTLGFEHPTTKEFMRFDSEIPNDMQECIEKWRTYSKSHTIEEEED, from the coding sequence ATGAGTAATATACCAATTATAGAACAGGAATCAGACGAGGAGTTATATGAACATTTCCGTTTTGAAGCAGGCAAAGGACAATCGCCCCTAAGGGTTGATAAATTTCTTATGAACCTGGTAGAGAATGCTACACGTAATAAGATACAAAAGGCTGCAGAGTCGGGAAACATCTATGTAAACGATGTTGCTGTAAAGTCTAACCATAAGGTTAAGGCCAATGATATTGTAAGGGTACTGTTAGAGCACCCACCCTATGAATACCTTCTTGAACCGGAGAATATTCCATTAAATATTGTTTACGAAGATGACCAGTTGCTTATTGTAAATAAGGAGCCGGGTATGGTTGTTCACCCGGGACACGGAAATTATTCGGGTACCCTGGTAAATGCGCTTGCGTACCACTTTGAGAACCTACCAATGAACAGTAGCGAAAGACCGGGTCTTGTACACCGTATCGATAAAGATACATCGGGTCTACTGGTTATAGCAAAGACTGAACAAGCAATGACCCACCTTACAAAACAATTTGCCGACAAAACTTCTGAAAGGGAGTATGTTGCTATTGTTTGGGGGAATGTAGACGAAGATGAAGGAACTATTGAAGGTAATATAGACCGCCACGTAAAAGACCGTATGCAAATGGCTGTTTTTCCTGATGGAGATCAAGGCAAACACGCTGTAACGCATTACAAAGTACTTGAGCGTCTGGGTTATGTGACTTTGGTTTCATGTAAACTGGAAACAGGGCGTACACACCAGATACGTGTACACATGAAACACATAGGACATACCTTATTTAATGATGCCCGCTATGGTGGAGACCTTATACTTAAGGGAACTACATTTACTAAATACAAACAGTTTATAGACAACTGTTTTAAAATATTGCCACGCCAGGCACTACACGCAAAAACACTGGGCTTTGAACACCCAACAACAAAAGAGTTTATGCGCTTTGACAGCGAAATTCCAAACGATATGCAGGAGTGCATAGAGAAGTGGCGCACCTATTCTAAGTCGCATACTATAGAAGAGGAAGAAGATTAA
- a CDS encoding D-alanine--D-alanine ligase, with translation MNVAVVMGGYSDESVISIRSGQLILKNLDRNKYTPYEIHILPEGWNVLVDGNKYPINKGDFSFEKEGGKVTFDVAVNTIHGTPGEDGHMQSYWELIDLPYTGCGFYQSALTFNKRDTLSVLSKFNIPKAKSIYLSKGDVVTAQQIVETLGLPFMVKPNQSGSSLGVSKVNEISEFDKALNFAFAEDSDILIEEYIKGTEVSVGVLNLNGKTTVLGLTEIVSHNDFFDYEAKYQGKSDEITPARIDAETERKVRETAAKAYEALGMSGFSRTDFIIRNGEPHFIEINTNPGLSQQSIFPQQAQHADIPFTELLDSEIKLALQRKVLWKK, from the coding sequence ATGAATGTAGCAGTAGTAATGGGCGGATATTCAGACGAATCCGTTATTTCTATCCGAAGCGGCCAGCTTATATTAAAAAATCTTGACCGTAATAAATATACCCCTTATGAGATACATATCCTTCCTGAAGGATGGAATGTGCTTGTAGATGGCAACAAATATCCTATAAACAAAGGAGATTTTTCTTTTGAAAAAGAGGGCGGCAAAGTTACTTTCGACGTTGCGGTAAATACTATTCACGGAACACCGGGCGAAGACGGACACATGCAATCGTATTGGGAACTGATAGACCTTCCATACACCGGATGCGGTTTTTACCAATCGGCACTTACATTCAATAAAAGAGATACCTTATCGGTACTTTCAAAATTCAATATACCCAAAGCAAAATCAATCTATCTTTCTAAAGGAGATGTTGTAACTGCCCAACAGATAGTCGAAACGCTTGGCCTGCCTTTTATGGTAAAGCCAAACCAAAGCGGAAGCAGCCTTGGCGTTTCTAAAGTAAATGAAATTTCAGAATTTGATAAAGCTTTGAATTTTGCATTTGCTGAAGATTCAGATATCCTTATCGAAGAATATATTAAAGGTACAGAAGTATCTGTCGGGGTGCTTAACCTTAACGGAAAAACAACCGTTCTTGGTTTAACCGAAATTGTATCGCACAACGACTTTTTTGACTACGAGGCCAAATACCAGGGAAAATCGGATGAAATAACACCTGCACGTATTGATGCCGAAACGGAAAGGAAAGTGCGCGAAACAGCAGCCAAAGCTTATGAAGCTTTGGGAATGAGTGGCTTTTCCCGTACCGATTTTATAATCAGAAACGGCGAACCTCATTTTATAGAAATAAATACCAACCCGGGACTATCACAACAAAGTATTTTTCCGCAGCAAGCTCAGCATGCCGATATACCGTTTACTGAATTGCTCGACAGCGAAATTAAACTGGCGTTACAGCGTAAAGTACTTTGGAAGAAATAA
- a CDS encoding phosphopantetheine adenylyltransferase — protein sequence MKIAVFPGSFDPITLGHHDIIKRGISLFDKVIIAIGVNAEKKYMFSLEERKRFIEKSFAGDPKVEVVTYEGLTIDLCRKVGAGFILRGLRNPADFEFEKAIAHTNRQLSKIETVFLLTAASTSYISSSIVRDVLRNGGDYTILVPDAVRVVK from the coding sequence ATGAAAATAGCAGTATTTCCCGGATCATTCGATCCTATTACACTTGGCCATCACGACATTATTAAACGTGGTATAAGCCTGTTTGATAAGGTAATTATAGCTATTGGGGTTAATGCCGAAAAAAAATACATGTTTTCGCTGGAAGAGCGTAAGCGTTTTATTGAAAAATCGTTTGCAGGTGATCCTAAAGTGGAAGTGGTTACTTATGAAGGGCTAACTATCGACCTGTGCCGAAAAGTAGGTGCAGGCTTTATATTACGCGGACTACGTAATCCTGCCGACTTTGAATTTGAAAAAGCGATTGCGCATACTAACAGGCAGCTTTCTAAAATTGAAACGGTATTCTTACTTACTGCTGCCAGCACTTCTTACATCAGTTCGAGTATTGTACGCGACGTGCTTCGCAATGGCGGAGATTACACCATATTGGTACCCGATGCTGTAAGGGTGGTTAAATAA
- a CDS encoding NUDIX hydrolase, producing MYKVFVNDKPLFLTNTVEKETDFRMFLLESVDIEQLIVNMFNNKVKKAFLYHPDEKETLKKLKEKIPVAKAGGGLVYNKKGEVLFIFRNGKWDLPKGGIEKHEEIEDTAMREVEEETGVGGLKITNKLQKTYHIFKRNGTYRLKITHWFEMKTSFDGKLQGQLEEGIEKVAWLNPDQIKEALTNSYDNIKLLFEPSEVEK from the coding sequence ATGTATAAAGTTTTTGTAAACGATAAACCACTTTTTTTGACAAATACTGTTGAAAAAGAAACTGATTTCAGGATGTTTTTACTGGAGAGTGTTGATATTGAGCAATTGATAGTAAATATGTTCAATAACAAGGTAAAGAAAGCATTTCTTTACCATCCTGATGAGAAGGAAACTCTTAAGAAATTAAAGGAGAAAATACCTGTGGCGAAGGCCGGGGGCGGACTCGTTTATAATAAGAAAGGCGAGGTGCTTTTTATTTTCCGTAACGGAAAATGGGATCTTCCGAAGGGAGGTATAGAAAAACACGAGGAAATTGAGGATACCGCTATGCGTGAAGTAGAGGAGGAAACCGGTGTAGGCGGACTTAAAATTACCAACAAACTTCAAAAAACCTACCATATTTTTAAACGTAATGGTACGTACAGGTTAAAAATTACCCATTGGTTTGAGATGAAAACAAGCTTTGACGGAAAGCTTCAGGGCCAGCTTGAAGAAGGTATTGAAAAAGTGGCGTGGCTTAATCCTGATCAGATTAAAGAAGCTCTTACGAACTCGTATGACAATATTAAATTGCTATTTGAACCTTCTGAGGTAGAGAAATAG
- a CDS encoding orotate phosphoribosyltransferase: MIFNIDTAKKTAELLLQINAIKLNPKNPFTWASGWKSPIYCDNRITLSFPPIRNYIREEFSKHIEKEFGKPDVIAGVATGAIGIGILVAEYMGLPFVYVRPEAKKHGRQNQVEGFLQKGQNVVVVEDLISTGNSSLMAVEALKAAGANVKGMVAIFTYGFDISVENFKKANVTLHTLGNYETLLDLAVAKQYITEEEQETLIEWSKSPSTWGQEV; the protein is encoded by the coding sequence ATGATTTTCAATATAGACACCGCCAAAAAAACAGCCGAATTGCTTTTACAAATAAACGCAATTAAATTAAATCCTAAAAATCCTTTTACATGGGCTTCAGGATGGAAATCTCCTATTTACTGCGACAATAGGATAACTCTCTCATTTCCACCTATTAGGAATTACATTCGTGAAGAATTTTCCAAACATATTGAGAAAGAATTTGGAAAACCAGACGTTATTGCAGGGGTTGCAACCGGTGCAATAGGCATTGGAATTCTTGTTGCGGAGTATATGGGGCTACCGTTTGTATACGTAAGGCCGGAAGCGAAAAAACACGGACGCCAAAACCAGGTCGAAGGTTTTCTTCAAAAAGGTCAGAACGTTGTAGTTGTAGAAGACCTTATAAGCACAGGAAACAGTAGCCTAATGGCTGTTGAAGCGCTTAAAGCAGCCGGAGCAAACGTAAAAGGCATGGTAGCTATATTTACTTATGGTTTTGATATATCTGTAGAAAACTTTAAGAAAGCAAACGTTACCCTGCATACCCTTGGCAACTACGAAACACTTCTTGACCTGGCTGTAGCAAAACAATATATCACTGAAGAAGAGCAGGAAACTCTTATAGAATGGAGCAAAAGCCCGTCTACATGGGGACAGGAAGTTTAG